One genomic window of Nocardioides daphniae includes the following:
- a CDS encoding prenyltransferase codes for MAHLIPEVPGVLTADQVAQTAASIAAMQEPSGAVPWTPGDKVDVWNHVEAAMAMLVGGQVEAAERAYEWVLRTQRADGSWPMKIVAGTVEDHSGETNMSAYLAVGVWHHWLVRRDRAFVDRFWPAVRAGLDWVVSLQLPSGGIAWSQEWAEGRPARINTDALLAGSSSIHHALAAGCALADLLEDPQPEWEFAGARLAHALRDHRDLFLDKSEFSMDWYYPVLGGAVRGEAAEALLKERWDVFVEEGLGIRCVRENPWVTGAETCELVMALEANGDRDRALQLFADMQHLRHENGSYWTGWVFPDQVNWPGEQTTYTAAAVILAADQLSRTTPGSDIMRGETLVTFGDLGARCCGSADARSVAGVS; via the coding sequence ATGGCCCACCTCATCCCCGAGGTACCAGGCGTCCTGACGGCCGACCAGGTCGCGCAGACCGCGGCCTCGATCGCCGCCATGCAGGAGCCTTCGGGCGCCGTGCCGTGGACGCCGGGTGACAAGGTCGACGTGTGGAACCACGTCGAGGCCGCCATGGCCATGCTCGTCGGTGGGCAGGTCGAGGCCGCGGAACGCGCGTACGAGTGGGTGCTCCGTACCCAGCGGGCAGACGGCTCCTGGCCGATGAAGATCGTCGCTGGCACCGTCGAGGACCACAGTGGCGAGACGAACATGTCCGCCTACCTCGCCGTCGGCGTCTGGCACCACTGGCTGGTACGCCGTGACCGCGCCTTCGTCGACCGCTTCTGGCCGGCCGTGCGCGCCGGCCTGGACTGGGTCGTCTCCCTGCAGCTTCCGTCGGGCGGCATCGCCTGGTCGCAGGAGTGGGCGGAGGGCCGCCCGGCCCGCATCAACACCGACGCGCTGCTCGCCGGCTCGTCGTCGATCCACCACGCCCTGGCTGCCGGCTGCGCGTTGGCAGACCTCCTCGAGGACCCGCAGCCCGAGTGGGAGTTCGCCGGTGCCCGTCTGGCGCACGCCCTGCGCGACCACCGTGACCTCTTCCTGGACAAGTCCGAGTTCTCGATGGACTGGTACTACCCGGTGCTCGGCGGTGCCGTGCGGGGCGAGGCGGCCGAGGCCCTCCTGAAGGAGCGGTGGGACGTGTTCGTCGAGGAGGGGCTCGGCATCCGGTGCGTCCGGGAGAACCCCTGGGTCACCGGGGCCGAGACCTGTGAGCTGGTGATGGCCTTGGAGGCCAACGGCGACCGGGACCGCGCCCTGCAGCTCTTCGCCGACATGCAGCACCTGCGCCACGAGAACGGCAGCTACTGGACCGGCTGGGTCTTCCCCGACCAGGTCAACTGGCCGGGCGAGCAGACCACGTACACGGCTGCGGCCGTGATCCTGGCGGCCGACCAGCTGTCCCGGACGACGCCGGGCTCGGACATCATGCGCGGTGAGACGCTCGTGACGTTCGGGGACCTGGGTGCCCGGTGCTGTGGATCAGCCGACGCCCGCAGTGTCGCCGGCGTCTCCTGA
- a CDS encoding NAD(P)/FAD-dependent oxidoreductase, which translates to MDVVETDLLIIGAGPTGLFATYYAGFRGLRVVLVDSLPELGGQITAMYPEKRIADVAGFPAVKGRDLVEGLVAQASTAGATHLLERTALSLTQEADSVSVGLDDGTTVRAAAVLVTAGIGTFTPRPLPVGPEWVGRGVEYFVPDFEPYRSKDVVVVGGGDSAFDWAEHLEPLASSVTLVHRRDAFRAHERTVAAVRASSVRILTKAQVVEISGGDAVKAVVVRTDDGVEEVLPCQAVVAALGFVADLGPIQTWGLETAKRHVVVDSSMRTSLERVFAAGDITDYPGKVRLIAVGFGEAATAVNNAAVVIDPSAHVFPGHSSEA; encoded by the coding sequence TTGGACGTTGTCGAGACGGACCTGTTGATCATCGGCGCGGGGCCGACCGGGCTCTTCGCGACCTACTACGCGGGGTTCCGCGGGCTGCGGGTCGTGCTGGTCGACTCCCTTCCGGAGCTGGGCGGTCAGATCACCGCCATGTACCCGGAGAAGCGGATCGCCGACGTGGCCGGCTTCCCGGCGGTGAAGGGCCGCGACCTGGTGGAGGGCCTGGTTGCCCAGGCCAGCACGGCCGGTGCCACCCACCTCCTGGAGCGCACCGCGTTGTCGCTCACCCAGGAGGCCGACTCCGTCTCCGTGGGGCTCGACGACGGCACCACGGTGCGGGCCGCAGCCGTCCTGGTGACCGCCGGCATCGGCACCTTCACCCCGCGGCCGCTGCCGGTCGGCCCGGAGTGGGTGGGCCGGGGCGTCGAGTACTTCGTGCCGGACTTCGAGCCGTACCGGAGCAAGGACGTCGTGGTCGTCGGGGGAGGCGACAGTGCCTTCGACTGGGCCGAGCACCTCGAGCCGCTGGCATCCTCGGTGACCCTCGTGCACCGACGGGACGCGTTCCGCGCCCACGAGCGTACGGTCGCGGCCGTGCGGGCCTCGTCGGTGCGGATCCTGACGAAGGCCCAGGTGGTCGAGATCAGCGGCGGCGACGCGGTCAAGGCCGTGGTGGTGCGCACCGACGACGGCGTCGAGGAGGTCCTTCCGTGCCAGGCCGTCGTCGCCGCGCTCGGCTTCGTGGCTGACCTGGGGCCCATCCAGACCTGGGGGCTGGAGACGGCCAAGCGGCACGTGGTCGTCGACAGCTCCATGCGGACCTCCCTCGAGCGGGTCTTCGCCGCCGGTGACATCACCGACTACCCGGGCAAGGTGCGCCTCATCGCCGTGGGCTTCGGGGAGGCAGCAACCGCGGTCAACAACGCCGCCGTCGTGATCGACCCGTCGGCCCACGTCTTCCCCGGTCACTCCAGCGAGGCATGA
- a CDS encoding VOC family protein, which yields MTAIEFQVTFDAHDPGRQALFWAEALGYRLQPPPGDFTSWDDALDAWGVPPEARNSRSAIVPEEGESGPRVFFQQVPEEKSVKNRVHLDLRVAPGLSGDDRAAAHEEAAERLVAAGATVVRRVPPSQEMGDGSFIVMADPEGNEFCLD from the coding sequence GTGACAGCGATCGAGTTCCAGGTGACGTTCGACGCCCACGACCCCGGTCGGCAGGCCCTCTTCTGGGCCGAGGCCCTCGGCTACCGGCTCCAGCCGCCGCCCGGCGACTTCACCTCGTGGGACGACGCGCTCGATGCCTGGGGCGTCCCGCCCGAGGCGCGCAACTCCCGCTCCGCCATCGTGCCTGAGGAGGGGGAGAGCGGCCCGCGGGTCTTCTTCCAGCAGGTCCCGGAGGAGAAGTCGGTGAAGAACAGGGTCCACCTCGACCTGCGGGTGGCGCCCGGACTCTCCGGGGACGACCGGGCTGCTGCCCACGAGGAGGCTGCGGAGAGGCTGGTCGCGGCTGGTGCCACCGTCGTACGCCGGGTGCCGCCCTCCCAGGAGATGGGCGACGGGAGCTTCATCGTCATGGCCGACCCCGAGGGCAACGAGTTCTGCCTGGACTGA
- a CDS encoding glycosyltransferase translates to MRVALLSYRSKPHVGGQGIYLRHLSRELVALGHEVEVFSGQPYPILDEGVKLTKVPSLDLYREPDPFRVPKLKEFRDLIDVEEFLTMCTAGFPEPRTFSKRVARLLKDRVDDFDVVHDNQVLGDGMLAIEKMGLPLVTTLHHPITFDRRVELATAPTLRKKLSLRRWYGFLRMQGRVARQARKILTPSESSKRDIATDFGVDPARMQVILLGVEDSFVPPTTPRVPGRILAMASADAPMKGISTLLEAFAKLRTERDLSLVLVTKPAPGGRTEQLIETLGIGEHVSFVSGVSDAELVELMGSAELACVPSLYEGFSLPTAELMACATPLVVSRAGAIPEVVGEDGECADLVTPGDVGELTHAIAALLDDPERRARMGAAGRQRVLDMFSWRAVAQKTAAAYEEVINDYRAEKAQGGDVLTVDFDRLGLKAGDRVLDMGCGAGRHAFEMYRRGGDVIAFDQDAAELENVRNLFVAMKEAGEVPEGAEADVKEGDALALPFADGEFDRVVAAEVLEHIPADIQAIQELVRVLRPGGTLAVSVPRWLPEVINWKLSDDYHNVEGGHIRIYTDKELIDKISKAGLNFTGKDYAHGLHAPYWWIKCAVGVNNDDHPLAKAYHKLLVWEIMKQPKVLQLAGKVLDPMIGKSMVLYFTKPLSA, encoded by the coding sequence TTGCGCGTTGCACTGCTCTCCTACCGCAGCAAGCCCCACGTCGGCGGCCAGGGCATCTACCTGCGCCACCTGAGCCGTGAGCTCGTGGCGCTGGGGCACGAGGTCGAGGTCTTCTCGGGCCAGCCGTACCCGATCCTCGACGAGGGTGTGAAGCTCACCAAGGTGCCTTCGCTCGACCTCTACCGCGAGCCCGACCCGTTCCGGGTCCCCAAGCTCAAGGAGTTCCGCGACCTGATCGACGTCGAGGAGTTCCTGACCATGTGCACCGCCGGCTTCCCCGAGCCGAGGACCTTCAGCAAGCGCGTGGCGCGCCTCCTCAAGGACCGCGTCGACGACTTCGACGTCGTCCACGACAACCAGGTGCTGGGTGACGGGATGCTCGCCATCGAGAAGATGGGGCTGCCACTCGTCACGACGCTGCACCACCCGATCACGTTCGACCGCCGGGTCGAGCTCGCGACCGCGCCGACGCTGCGCAAGAAGCTCTCGTTGCGCCGCTGGTACGGCTTCCTGCGGATGCAGGGCCGCGTGGCCCGCCAGGCGCGCAAGATCCTCACCCCGTCGGAGTCCTCGAAGCGCGACATCGCCACTGACTTCGGCGTCGACCCCGCCCGGATGCAGGTGATCCTGCTCGGCGTCGAGGACTCGTTCGTCCCCCCGACGACTCCACGGGTCCCCGGGCGGATCCTGGCCATGGCCAGCGCCGACGCCCCGATGAAGGGGATCTCCACGCTCCTCGAGGCGTTCGCGAAGCTGCGCACGGAGCGGGACCTGTCCCTGGTCCTGGTCACCAAGCCCGCCCCGGGCGGCCGCACGGAGCAGCTGATCGAGACCCTCGGCATCGGTGAGCACGTGAGCTTCGTCAGCGGCGTCTCCGACGCCGAGCTCGTGGAGCTCATGGGCTCTGCCGAGCTGGCCTGCGTCCCCTCCCTGTACGAGGGCTTCTCGCTCCCCACCGCCGAGCTCATGGCCTGCGCCACCCCGCTCGTCGTCTCCCGCGCTGGCGCCATCCCCGAGGTCGTCGGCGAGGACGGAGAGTGTGCCGACCTGGTCACCCCCGGTGACGTCGGCGAGCTGACCCACGCCATCGCCGCCCTGCTGGACGACCCCGAGCGGCGGGCCCGGATGGGCGCTGCCGGACGCCAGCGGGTGCTCGACATGTTCAGCTGGCGCGCGGTCGCGCAGAAGACCGCCGCTGCCTACGAAGAAGTGATCAACGACTACCGGGCCGAGAAGGCCCAGGGGGGTGACGTGCTGACCGTTGACTTCGACCGACTCGGTCTCAAGGCGGGCGACCGCGTGCTCGACATGGGCTGTGGCGCCGGTCGCCACGCCTTCGAGATGTACCGCCGCGGCGGCGACGTGATCGCTTTCGACCAGGACGCCGCAGAGCTGGAGAACGTCCGCAACCTCTTCGTCGCGATGAAGGAGGCGGGCGAGGTCCCCGAGGGCGCCGAGGCTGACGTCAAGGAGGGCGACGCGCTCGCGCTGCCCTTCGCCGACGGTGAGTTCGACCGCGTCGTCGCGGCCGAGGTGCTGGAGCACATCCCCGCCGACATCCAGGCGATCCAGGAGCTCGTACGCGTGCTCCGGCCCGGCGGCACCCTGGCGGTCTCGGTGCCCCGCTGGCTGCCCGAGGTGATCAACTGGAAGCTCTCCGACGACTACCACAACGTCGAGGGCGGCCACATCCGCATCTACACGGACAAGGAGCTCATCGACAAGATCTCCAAGGCCGGCCTCAACTTCACGGGCAAGGACTACGCCCACGGCCTGCACGCGCCGTACTGGTGGATCAAGTGCGCGGTCGGCGTCAACAACGACGACCACCCGCTCGCCAAGGCCTACCACAAGCTCCTGGTCTGGGAGATCATGAAGCAGCCGAAGGTGCTGCAGCTGGCCGGCAAGGTCCTGGACCCGATGATCGGCAAGAGCATGGTCCTCTACTTCACGAAGCCGCTCAGCGCCTGA
- a CDS encoding class I SAM-dependent methyltransferase, which produces MTSTMPPALLDHALAAKGFMPEDEGLLLHRRALEQLPLGPALEVGTYCGKSAVYLGAAAAQVGGTVFTVDHHHGSEENQAGWEHHDTEVVDPRTGRMDTLPFFRRTIEDAGLEDHVVAVVGQSTTVARHWRTPLSLLFIDGGHSEEHAQNDYTGWANWVMAGGLLVIHDVFADPADGGQPPYHVFLRALEGGCFTEDERLGSMRVLRRTSGDAGDTAGVG; this is translated from the coding sequence GTGACCTCGACGATGCCGCCCGCCCTGCTCGACCACGCGCTCGCTGCCAAGGGCTTCATGCCCGAGGACGAAGGGCTGCTCCTGCACCGACGTGCCCTGGAGCAGCTGCCGCTGGGTCCCGCGCTGGAGGTCGGCACCTACTGCGGCAAGTCGGCCGTCTACCTCGGGGCGGCTGCCGCGCAGGTCGGTGGGACGGTCTTCACCGTCGACCACCACCACGGCAGCGAGGAGAACCAGGCGGGCTGGGAGCACCACGACACCGAGGTGGTCGACCCACGGACCGGCCGCATGGACACCCTGCCGTTCTTCCGCCGCACGATCGAGGACGCAGGACTCGAGGACCACGTCGTCGCCGTGGTGGGGCAGTCGACCACCGTCGCACGCCACTGGCGCACCCCGCTCTCCCTGCTCTTCATCGACGGCGGCCACTCCGAGGAGCACGCGCAGAACGACTACACCGGCTGGGCCAACTGGGTGATGGCCGGAGGACTGCTCGTCATCCACGACGTCTTCGCCGACCCCGCCGACGGGGGCCAGCCGCCGTACCACGTGTTCCTGCGCGCGCTGGAGGGCGGCTGCTTCACCGAGGACGAGCGCCTGGGGTCGATGCGGGTGCTGCGACGGACGTCAGGAGACGCCGGCGACACTGCGGGCGTCGGCTGA